Proteins from one Pyrobaculum neutrophilum V24Sta genomic window:
- a CDS encoding CBS domain-containing protein, with protein sequence MDKVGNYIRREPITVPPGATLREAVKIMAQYNVGLVVIADQARRPVGVLSERDIIRAVAAGRTLDAKVEEVGTVGNILTVKKDEDIYTAIKAMRSRGVRHVVVVNEDGTVAGVLSIRDLVEDRALKTLGDRAWWPPPEE encoded by the coding sequence ATGGATAAGGTGGGGAACTACATAAGGCGGGAGCCTATCACGGTTCCCCCGGGCGCCACGCTGAGGGAGGCCGTCAAAATTATGGCGCAATACAACGTCGGCCTTGTGGTGATAGCAGATCAAGCGAGGAGGCCCGTGGGGGTACTATCTGAGCGCGACATCATAAGGGCTGTGGCCGCCGGCAGAACGCTAGACGCCAAGGTGGAGGAGGTGGGCACCGTGGGCAACATCCTAACGGTCAAGAAAGACGAGGACATCTACACGGCTATCAAGGCCATGCGCAGCCGCGGCGTGCGCCACGTAGTGGTGGTAAACGAAGACGGGACGGTGGCCGGCGTCCTCTCCATCAGAGATCTGGTAGAAGACCGGGCGCTGAAGACGCTTGGAGATAGGGCATGGTGGCCGCCGCCAGAAGAGTAG
- the ppcA gene encoding phosphoenolpyruvate carboxylase — translation MIPRLMCTQHPDATVKVTASEEVDEAIVAYTAYGCDEVMIDYEGKTTPYAQPKDITVKAHDSGLPLGEKFYLTPRMPNPRLEEFERSMLTLEAAILANYFSAKLTGRQAIRWVVLPMVADVETLGLVYRMLIHKTEAYTRETGVKLEPPELIPLIEDAVAQLKADELIGGLLKQMSQPPRYLRLFLGKSDSAVKHGHIASALAIVATLSKVKAVERELGVKIYPILGMGSPPFRGAINNPTLSHLEVIQYAGYYTATIQSAVRYDTSYDEYTRVRESILNACCLPSRDIDTPEVEGLITKASSTYRSLIVKYAERVVQVARLVPGTRDRVSWAVYGRNITAEDRVVNMPRAIVYTSTWYAMGLPPIFLDAPTVVELAKSDQLDVVLRALPTLKREWEYDAQFFDPQTAAKYTSEELVKTVQEAMDYLGINARASGTYLSLLRMNRNESNILAMGKFRKFLG, via the coding sequence ATGATCCCCCGCCTAATGTGTACACAGCACCCAGACGCCACGGTTAAGGTAACGGCGAGCGAGGAGGTAGACGAGGCGATCGTGGCGTATACAGCATACGGATGCGACGAGGTCATGATCGACTACGAGGGCAAGACCACGCCCTACGCCCAGCCCAAGGACATCACGGTGAAGGCGCACGACTCCGGCCTCCCACTGGGCGAGAAGTTCTACCTCACGCCCAGGATGCCCAACCCCAGGCTGGAGGAGTTCGAGAGGTCTATGCTGACGCTGGAGGCTGCCATACTCGCCAACTATTTCTCGGCCAAGCTCACTGGTAGGCAGGCCATCAGGTGGGTGGTTTTGCCGATGGTGGCGGACGTGGAGACCCTCGGCCTCGTCTACAGGATGCTTATCCACAAGACCGAGGCCTACACCAGGGAGACCGGCGTCAAGCTGGAGCCGCCCGAGCTGATACCGCTTATAGAGGACGCTGTGGCCCAGCTCAAGGCCGACGAGCTCATCGGAGGCCTGCTCAAGCAGATGTCCCAACCGCCCCGCTACCTGAGGCTCTTCCTGGGGAAGTCCGACTCCGCCGTTAAACACGGCCACATCGCCTCCGCCCTAGCCATAGTCGCAACGCTTTCGAAGGTGAAGGCGGTGGAGAGGGAGCTGGGCGTCAAGATATACCCGATCCTCGGAATGGGCTCGCCCCCGTTTAGAGGCGCCATAAACAACCCCACCCTCTCCCACCTGGAGGTGATCCAGTACGCGGGCTACTACACTGCCACCATACAGTCCGCGGTGAGGTACGACACGTCGTACGACGAATACACACGGGTGAGGGAGTCCATACTAAACGCCTGTTGCCTACCCAGCAGAGATATAGATACGCCCGAGGTGGAGGGGCTGATAACGAAGGCCTCCTCCACCTACAGATCCCTCATTGTGAAATACGCAGAGAGGGTGGTGCAGGTGGCGAGGCTCGTCCCCGGCACAAGAGACAGGGTGAGCTGGGCCGTCTACGGCAGAAACATCACAGCCGAGGACAGGGTGGTGAACATGCCAAGGGCCATCGTCTACACCTCCACCTGGTACGCCATGGGGCTCCCGCCCATATTCCTCGACGCTCCCACCGTCGTGGAGCTGGCCAAGTCCGACCAACTCGACGTGGTCCTCAGGGCGTTGCCCACCCTAAAGAGGGAGTGGGAGTACGACGCCCAGTTCTTCGACCCCCAGACGGCGGCTAAGTACACCTCCGAGGAGCTTGTCAAGACCGTCCAGGAGGCCATGGACTACCTAGGCATAAACGCCAGAGCCAGCGGCACCTACCTATCCCTCCTCAGGATGAACCGCAACGAGTCTAACATACTCGCCATGGGCAAATTTAGAAAGTTCCTGGGGTAG
- a CDS encoding zinc-binding dehydrogenase, with protein sequence MKAAVLNQYNKPLEVEDLDVERPREGEALVRIKTAGVCHSDLYVLEGATPVPTPVVPGHEAVGVVEEVGPGVKSLQPGDWVVTSFVWPCGRCRNCVRGRENLCETFAQVRLKGTLLDGTTRLRKRSGEEVRAFLGGTWAEASVVPATAVAKLPEGLRGRQELAMLGCAFLTAYGAVVNSGSVSPGDTVVVVGTGGVGLSAVQVAKAVGARVIAVGRNPDKLKVAAELGAEVVNTREGDPVKAVRDLTEGRGADVVVEAVGNDDTIQMAVDMAALGGRVVLVGLMPVGHKTPLGLARVVRGGIQIVGSYGARPRVDLPAVVDMVKRGLLKPEKLAGPTYRLEEINQAVEALRSGKAIRPLVVP encoded by the coding sequence ATGAAGGCGGCTGTGCTAAACCAGTACAACAAGCCGCTGGAGGTTGAGGATCTCGACGTCGAGAGGCCGCGGGAGGGGGAGGCGCTTGTGAGGATAAAGACGGCGGGGGTCTGCCACAGCGACCTCTACGTGCTGGAGGGGGCCACCCCCGTGCCCACCCCGGTGGTCCCCGGCCACGAGGCCGTGGGCGTGGTGGAGGAGGTGGGACCGGGGGTCAAGAGCCTGCAACCGGGCGACTGGGTGGTGACGAGCTTTGTCTGGCCCTGCGGCCGCTGTAGAAACTGCGTAAGGGGGAGGGAGAACCTCTGCGAGACCTTCGCCCAGGTTAGGCTAAAGGGGACGCTTCTAGACGGCACTACAAGGCTTAGGAAGAGGAGCGGCGAGGAGGTGAGGGCGTTCCTCGGCGGCACGTGGGCCGAGGCGTCGGTGGTGCCCGCCACGGCGGTGGCTAAGCTCCCCGAGGGGCTTAGGGGGAGGCAGGAGCTCGCCATGTTGGGTTGCGCCTTCTTGACGGCGTACGGCGCCGTGGTGAACTCCGGCTCCGTCTCTCCCGGCGACACCGTTGTGGTGGTGGGGACCGGGGGCGTGGGGCTCTCGGCGGTGCAGGTGGCCAAGGCCGTGGGGGCGAGGGTCATCGCCGTAGGCCGCAACCCCGACAAGCTGAAGGTGGCTGCGGAGCTGGGGGCGGAGGTGGTGAACACGAGGGAGGGGGACCCGGTGAAGGCCGTGAGAGATCTGACGGAGGGCAGGGGGGCAGACGTCGTGGTGGAGGCCGTCGGCAACGACGACACGATACAGATGGCCGTGGACATGGCCGCGCTCGGCGGGAGGGTGGTGCTGGTGGGCCTCATGCCGGTTGGCCACAAAACCCCCCTGGGCCTCGCCAGGGTGGTGCGTGGGGGGATCCAGATAGTGGGGAGCTACGGCGCTAGGCCGAGGGTAGATCTGCCGGCTGTTGTAGACATGGTGAAGAGGGGTCTTCTAAAGCCGGAAAAGCTGGCCGGCCCCACCTACAGGCTGGAGGAGATAAACCAGGCGGTGGAGGCGTTGAGAAGCGGCAAAGCCATAAGGCCTCTAGTCGTACCCTAA
- a CDS encoding acetate--CoA ligase: MSAEFVEVYRKSLEDPIGFWEKQAERLYWRERWEKTYDDSNPPFYRWFVGGKTNISYNALDRHVKGGRANKAALIWVSADGATRVLRYWDLYREVNRFAVLLKSLGVERGDRVAIYMPMIPEAMVAMLAVNRIGAVHTVVFSGFGPQALAERIKDAEAKVVITADGMRRRGRVIPLKPTVDEALKIVGNDIFTVVYKHTGVEVPMKQGRDLWWQEEIAKIPPNTYIEPEWVPGEAPLFILYTSGTTGKPKGILHLHGQYMVWIWYAFNHLTGAERDFREDIVFFSTADIGWISGHHYGVHGPLLNGLTVLWYEDAPDYPHPGIWWEIADTYKVTHMLFSPTAIRLLMKYGDEWPRRYKLDSIMALYPTGEVLNEEAYNWMRREVCRGRPDCQIADIWGQTETACFVTAPGSMNLGGFRYKYGSVGMPYPTLNLQILDDDGKPLPPGAKGHVVAKPPLPPAFLHTLWRDPERYVKSYWSRFPGYYYTGDLGYIDQDGHLHIMGRSDDVIKVAGHRLSTREVEDILTSHPAVAEAAVVGVPDEVRGEVLGVFVVPKQGMKITEEEVVKHLRNSLGPVAVIGKVAILDKLPKTRTGKVMRRVLRAMATGQPVGDLSTLEDEEALEELRKKLG; encoded by the coding sequence ATGTCCGCGGAGTTCGTAGAGGTATACAGGAAGTCGCTGGAGGACCCCATCGGCTTCTGGGAGAAGCAGGCGGAGAGGCTGTACTGGAGGGAGAGGTGGGAGAAGACCTACGACGACTCCAACCCCCCCTTCTACAGGTGGTTCGTAGGCGGCAAGACCAACATCTCCTACAACGCCCTAGATAGGCACGTTAAAGGCGGGAGGGCCAACAAGGCGGCGTTGATCTGGGTCTCGGCAGACGGCGCCACCAGGGTGCTCAGGTACTGGGACCTCTACAGGGAGGTCAACCGCTTCGCCGTGCTTCTGAAGAGCCTCGGCGTAGAGCGGGGCGACAGAGTGGCGATATACATGCCGATGATACCCGAGGCCATGGTGGCGATGTTGGCCGTGAACAGAATAGGGGCTGTGCACACGGTGGTCTTCTCCGGCTTCGGCCCCCAGGCGCTCGCCGAGAGGATAAAAGACGCCGAGGCCAAGGTGGTGATAACCGCAGACGGCATGAGGAGGCGCGGCAGGGTGATCCCCCTGAAGCCCACGGTAGACGAGGCGCTGAAGATAGTGGGCAACGACATATTCACGGTGGTGTACAAACACACGGGGGTCGAGGTCCCCATGAAGCAGGGCAGAGACCTCTGGTGGCAGGAGGAGATAGCCAAGATCCCCCCAAACACCTACATAGAGCCCGAGTGGGTGCCCGGGGAGGCGCCGCTCTTCATACTGTACACCTCCGGCACAACCGGCAAGCCGAAGGGCATACTCCACCTACACGGCCAGTACATGGTGTGGATCTGGTACGCCTTCAACCACCTCACCGGAGCCGAGAGGGACTTCAGAGAGGACATAGTCTTCTTCTCCACAGCAGACATAGGCTGGATCTCCGGCCACCACTACGGCGTCCACGGCCCCCTCCTCAACGGCCTGACCGTCCTCTGGTATGAAGACGCCCCCGACTACCCCCACCCCGGCATCTGGTGGGAGATCGCCGACACCTACAAGGTCACCCACATGTTGTTCTCCCCCACCGCCATCAGGCTGTTGATGAAATACGGCGACGAGTGGCCCAGGAGGTACAAGCTAGACAGCATAATGGCCCTCTACCCCACCGGCGAGGTCCTCAACGAGGAGGCCTACAACTGGATGAGGCGGGAGGTATGTAGGGGGAGGCCCGACTGTCAGATAGCCGACATATGGGGCCAGACCGAGACCGCCTGCTTCGTCACAGCCCCCGGCTCCATGAACCTAGGCGGCTTCCGCTACAAATACGGCTCGGTGGGCATGCCCTACCCCACCCTCAACCTGCAGATCCTAGACGACGATGGGAAGCCGCTTCCGCCCGGCGCCAAGGGACACGTGGTGGCCAAGCCTCCGCTGCCCCCCGCCTTCCTACACACCCTGTGGCGCGACCCGGAGAGATACGTCAAGTCCTACTGGTCCCGCTTCCCAGGCTACTACTACACCGGCGACCTCGGCTACATAGACCAAGACGGCCACCTCCACATAATGGGCCGCTCCGACGACGTGATAAAGGTGGCCGGCCACAGGCTCTCCACCAGGGAGGTGGAGGACATACTCACCAGCCACCCCGCCGTAGCCGAAGCCGCCGTGGTGGGCGTGCCAGACGAGGTCAGAGGCGAGGTGCTGGGGGTCTTCGTGGTGCCCAAACAAGGCATGAAAATCACGGAGGAGGAGGTGGTTAAACACCTCAGGAACTCCCTCGGCCCCGTGGCGGTCATTGGAAAAGTCGCGATACTGGATAAGCTCCCCAAGACCAGGACAGGCAAAGTCATGAGGAGGGTGCTGAGGGCCATGGCCACCGGGCAACCCGTAGGCGACCTAAGCACCCTAGAAGACGAGGAGGCCCTGGAGGAGCTAAGGAAAAAACTCGGCTAA
- a CDS encoding aldehyde dehydrogenase family protein, whose protein sequence is MTNLVVVNPATEEAIAELPQATREDVRRAIDAAWDAFASWSALPLRKRTRVLLKTAELAEAAREDLLKTLVAESGKPIRDAEAEITRAIDIFRSSAEEAKLILEGSAPRVDAYEYPIGNENRLVVAVREPVGVVGGALSYNNPASTFAHKVAPVIAAGNTVVVKPSSYTPLTALKFLEIMKRAGVPEGVVNVVVGSGEEVFDELIQSDKVAGINFTGSTAVGLQVAAKAASRGKKFMIAPGGSDPAVVFKDADLDAAARIVARARYENAGQNCNATKRVFVEREVYPRFVELLLGYVKAIRVGDPMDYSTDMGPLISEKIVKAMDGVVKDALEKGAKLAAGGRRMNRRGYFYEPTVLLFDGDAEAKALREEVFGPVLPVVPFEGEEEAVRLANATQYGLQSAVFTSDYRKALRVARGIKAGAVMINESTRVRFDALPYGGVKMSGFGWREGVRSTMIYYTEPKFLVFGL, encoded by the coding sequence ATGACAAACCTAGTGGTGGTTAATCCAGCCACCGAGGAGGCAATCGCCGAGCTCCCACAAGCCACGAGAGAAGACGTGAGGAGGGCCATAGACGCCGCGTGGGACGCCTTCGCCAGCTGGTCGGCTCTCCCCCTGAGGAAGAGGACCCGCGTCTTGCTGAAGACCGCCGAGCTTGCCGAGGCCGCCAGGGAGGACCTCCTCAAGACGCTGGTGGCGGAGTCAGGAAAGCCCATCAGAGATGCGGAGGCGGAGATCACGAGGGCGATAGACATCTTCCGCTCCAGCGCGGAGGAGGCCAAACTGATCCTGGAGGGGTCCGCCCCCAGGGTAGACGCCTACGAGTACCCAATCGGCAACGAAAACAGGCTCGTGGTGGCCGTGAGGGAGCCCGTGGGCGTCGTCGGGGGGGCCCTCAGCTACAACAACCCCGCCTCCACCTTCGCCCACAAGGTGGCCCCCGTCATCGCGGCGGGGAACACAGTCGTCGTGAAGCCCTCCTCCTACACCCCCCTCACCGCCCTCAAGTTCCTGGAGATTATGAAGAGGGCTGGGGTGCCCGAGGGGGTGGTAAACGTGGTTGTGGGCAGCGGGGAGGAGGTCTTCGACGAGCTTATCCAGAGCGACAAGGTCGCTGGGATAAACTTCACCGGTAGCACAGCGGTAGGGCTACAGGTGGCGGCTAAGGCCGCCTCCAGGGGGAAGAAGTTCATGATAGCGCCAGGGGGCTCCGACCCGGCCGTGGTGTTTAAAGACGCCGATTTAGACGCGGCGGCTAGGATCGTCGCCAGAGCCCGGTACGAAAACGCGGGCCAGAACTGCAACGCCACCAAGAGGGTTTTCGTGGAGCGGGAGGTCTACCCCAGGTTCGTGGAGCTCCTCCTCGGCTATGTGAAAGCCATAAGGGTGGGCGACCCCATGGACTACAGCACGGACATGGGGCCCCTCATCTCCGAGAAGATAGTGAAGGCCATGGACGGCGTAGTGAAAGACGCCCTTGAGAAAGGCGCTAAGCTGGCGGCGGGGGGCAGGAGAATGAACAGGAGGGGCTACTTCTACGAGCCCACCGTCCTCCTCTTCGACGGCGACGCCGAGGCTAAGGCGCTTAGGGAGGAGGTCTTCGGGCCGGTTCTGCCCGTGGTGCCCTTCGAGGGGGAGGAGGAGGCCGTCCGCCTCGCCAACGCCACCCAGTACGGCCTACAGTCGGCCGTCTTCACCTCGGACTACAGGAAGGCGCTTAGGGTGGCGAGAGGCATAAAGGCGGGGGCGGTCATGATAAACGAGAGCACCAGGGTGAGGTTCGATGCCCTTCCCTACGGCGGCGTTAAGATGTCGGGCTTCGGCTGGAGAGAGGGCGTGAGGTCGACCATGATATACTACACAGAGCCCAAGTTCCTCGTCTTCGGGCTTTGA
- a CDS encoding 4-hydroxyphenylacetate 3-hydroxylase family protein has translation MGLRTGDQYVEGLRNRKHVKVYVMGKRVEDVTTNLFMKPSLLSFKATFDAAFQEDTRDLARAYSPFINEEINRFVHIHQGPQDLVAKVKLLRALSHKTGSCFQRCVGWDGLNTMYIITGKLAEKGKPVYRERFLKYLEEVQRRDLALAGAMTDARGVRSLRPHEQPNPDAYVRVVEERDDGIIVRGAKANITGVALVDEVIVMPTRAMTEKDAPYAVAFAVPLDSPGVTVVVGRQINDVRKAEGDIDGLPYMSHHEGLIIFEDVFVPWDRVFLYQEWQWAGPLVEVFSAFHRQGYAGCKSGLGDVIIGAAYNLAKQIGVADKPNIVDKLTEMVFLNESMYSAGLAASWEGKKLLKDGGWWVNPMYANVTKHLVSRFPYEISRLSHDIAGGIIGTAPSEFDLKNSEIRQLVEKYLQGVPEFTAEDRLRMLRLLENVSVSVGFLIESVHGAGSPAAQKIVFSRLYDFQGAEAVAKRLARMRGPEPPGTPEPHKKSDVEK, from the coding sequence ATGGGGCTACGGACGGGAGATCAGTACGTTGAAGGCCTCCGCAACAGAAAACACGTCAAGGTTTACGTGATGGGGAAGAGGGTTGAGGACGTAACCACCAACCTGTTCATGAAGCCCTCCCTCCTCTCCTTCAAGGCCACCTTCGACGCCGCTTTCCAGGAGGACACCCGCGACCTGGCCAGGGCCTACAGCCCCTTCATAAACGAGGAGATAAACAGGTTTGTACACATACACCAAGGCCCTCAGGACCTCGTGGCCAAAGTCAAGCTGCTCAGAGCCCTCAGCCACAAGACCGGCTCGTGCTTCCAGAGGTGCGTGGGGTGGGACGGCTTAAACACCATGTACATCATAACGGGCAAGCTCGCCGAGAAGGGCAAGCCGGTGTATAGAGAGCGCTTCCTCAAGTACCTAGAGGAGGTCCAGAGGAGGGATCTCGCGCTGGCTGGGGCGATGACGGACGCAAGAGGCGTGAGGTCTCTAAGACCCCACGAGCAACCCAACCCAGACGCCTACGTCAGAGTGGTGGAGGAGAGAGACGACGGCATAATCGTCAGAGGGGCGAAGGCCAACATCACCGGCGTAGCCCTAGTCGACGAGGTGATCGTGATGCCCACCAGGGCTATGACTGAGAAGGACGCCCCCTACGCCGTGGCCTTCGCCGTGCCGCTGGACAGCCCCGGCGTCACGGTCGTGGTGGGTAGGCAGATAAACGACGTGAGGAAGGCCGAGGGCGACATCGACGGGTTGCCGTATATGTCCCACCACGAGGGCCTCATAATATTCGAGGACGTGTTCGTGCCCTGGGACAGGGTCTTCCTCTACCAGGAGTGGCAGTGGGCGGGCCCGCTGGTGGAGGTCTTCTCCGCCTTCCACCGCCAGGGCTACGCCGGATGTAAGTCGGGGCTGGGCGACGTGATCATAGGGGCGGCCTACAACCTGGCGAAGCAGATCGGCGTGGCCGACAAGCCCAACATCGTGGATAAGCTGACAGAGATGGTGTTTCTAAACGAGAGCATGTACAGCGCCGGCCTCGCCGCCAGCTGGGAGGGGAAGAAGCTACTGAAGGACGGGGGCTGGTGGGTGAACCCGATGTACGCCAACGTCACGAAGCACTTGGTGTCTAGGTTCCCCTACGAGATCTCCCGCCTCTCTCACGACATAGCCGGGGGCATAATCGGGACGGCCCCCAGCGAGTTCGACCTCAAAAACTCCGAAATTAGGCAGCTGGTGGAGAAGTACCTCCAGGGCGTGCCGGAGTTCACGGCTGAGGATAGGCTGAGGATGCTCAGGTTGCTGGAGAACGTAAGCGTCAGCGTGGGCTTCCTCATAGAGTCGGTACACGGCGCGGGGTCCCCCGCGGCGCAGAAGATAGTCTTCTCTAGGCTGTACGACTTCCAGGGCGCTGAGGCTGTAGCGAAGAGGCTGGCGAGGATGAGGGGCCCCGAGCCGCCGGGGACGCCCGAGCCGCACAAGAAGTCTGACGTGGAAAAGTAA
- a CDS encoding succinate dehydrogenase/fumarate reductase flavoprotein subunit, giving the protein MDLLTYDVVVVGSGLAGLRAAVAAAARGASVAVVTKTSGPRSHSISAEGGMAAVVHPEKTGDSPELHAYDTVKGGDFLVDQEAAMVLAREAPAEVKFLDSIGVPWSRDPDGSYSLRMFGGMSKPRTVFAKDKTGFYIMSALYRHARSFHNIHFYEEHIVTRLVVKNDVFYGLVALDMRRGELVGFVAKAGVIAAGGAGRLYRMTTMGWLNTGEVLGYALKAGAALRDMEFVQWHPTALVPSGILISEAARAEGGYLVNRHGERFMKRYAPEKMELAPRDVVSRAIITECMEGRGFLHDSGLCYVGLDVRHIDRKRLEERLPLLLELSKTYAGVDPTTELIPVRPAVHYFMGGIYTDVRGRVLNHRGEWIRGLWAAGEAASTGVHGANRLGSNSLSECAVWGRIAGEEAAAYAAERPAPGATAVRLEMQKEEEHIARLSKNERGGESPPSLRKKLQDIMERGAGIVRHGSAASEAMQKLNRLFNALEEMRITDGGRVYNMELREALELEGMLYAAQAVLTGALLRQESRGAHYRLDFPRRDDGWLVHTVYYLYGGAMHVSTAKVEVTRWMPEARRY; this is encoded by the coding sequence ATGGATTTACTTACATATGACGTGGTGGTGGTGGGCAGCGGCCTTGCCGGCTTGAGGGCCGCGGTGGCCGCCGCCGCCCGGGGGGCCTCGGTGGCCGTTGTCACCAAGACCTCGGGCCCCCGGTCCCACAGCATCTCCGCCGAGGGGGGGATGGCCGCGGTGGTGCACCCGGAGAAGACCGGCGACAGCCCGGAGCTCCACGCCTACGACACAGTGAAGGGCGGGGACTTCCTGGTGGATCAGGAGGCGGCTATGGTTCTGGCGAGGGAGGCCCCCGCCGAGGTTAAGTTCCTGGACTCCATCGGGGTTCCCTGGAGCAGAGACCCCGACGGCAGCTACAGCTTGAGGATGTTCGGCGGTATGTCTAAGCCTAGGACTGTGTTTGCCAAGGACAAGACGGGGTTCTACATAATGAGCGCGCTGTATAGACACGCCCGGTCCTTCCACAACATCCACTTCTACGAGGAGCACATCGTCACGAGGCTGGTGGTGAAAAACGACGTCTTCTACGGCCTGGTGGCGCTGGACATGAGGAGGGGGGAGCTGGTGGGGTTCGTGGCCAAGGCTGGGGTCATCGCGGCGGGGGGCGCGGGGAGGCTCTACCGTATGACCACCATGGGGTGGCTAAACACGGGCGAGGTTCTGGGCTACGCGCTTAAGGCGGGCGCGGCGCTGAGGGATATGGAGTTCGTCCAGTGGCACCCAACGGCGCTGGTCCCAAGCGGCATACTGATCAGCGAGGCCGCCAGGGCCGAGGGGGGCTACCTCGTCAATAGACACGGCGAGAGGTTCATGAAGAGGTACGCCCCCGAGAAGATGGAGCTGGCGCCGAGGGACGTGGTGTCTAGGGCGATAATCACCGAGTGTATGGAGGGCAGGGGGTTCCTCCACGACTCGGGCCTCTGCTACGTGGGCCTCGACGTTAGGCACATAGACAGGAAGAGGCTGGAGGAGAGGCTACCCCTCCTCCTGGAGCTCTCCAAGACCTACGCCGGGGTTGACCCAACCACGGAGCTGATCCCCGTGAGGCCGGCCGTCCACTACTTCATGGGGGGCATATATACGGACGTCCGGGGGAGGGTGCTGAACCACAGGGGTGAGTGGATCCGGGGGCTCTGGGCGGCTGGGGAAGCCGCCTCCACCGGCGTACACGGGGCCAACAGGCTGGGCTCCAACTCCCTGTCTGAGTGCGCCGTCTGGGGGAGGATCGCGGGGGAGGAGGCCGCGGCCTACGCGGCTGAGAGACCCGCCCCGGGGGCCACCGCCGTGAGGCTGGAGATGCAGAAGGAGGAGGAGCACATCGCGAGGCTGTCTAAGAACGAGCGCGGCGGCGAGAGCCCCCCCAGCCTGAGGAAGAAGCTTCAGGACATCATGGAGAGGGGGGCCGGCATAGTTAGACACGGCAGCGCGGCGTCTGAGGCCATGCAGAAGCTCAACCGGCTCTTCAACGCGCTGGAGGAGATGAGGATTACGGACGGGGGGAGGGTTTACAACATGGAGCTGAGGGAGGCGCTTGAGCTGGAGGGGATGCTCTACGCAGCCCAGGCCGTTTTGACGGGCGCCCTGCTGAGGCAGGAGTCAAGGGGGGCGCACTACCGGCTGGATTTCCCGAGGCGGGACGACGGGTGGCTTGTCCACACGGTGTACTACCTCTACGGCGGCGCTATGCACGTCTCAACGGCGAAGGTGGAGGTCACCAGGTGGATGCCCGAGGCTAGGAGGTACTGA
- a CDS encoding 2Fe-2S iron-sulfur cluster-binding protein, whose translation MRVKVHVKRGREGAQYYQTYEVEAPESTTVLDLLLSIRETLDGSLSMRYACRMGVCGACTMVINGVPRLACAVKISDLKTDEIFVEPLRGKKVIKDLVTE comes from the coding sequence ATGAGGGTGAAGGTACACGTTAAGAGGGGTAGAGAGGGGGCGCAGTACTACCAGACCTACGAAGTGGAGGCGCCGGAGAGCACCACGGTGCTGGACCTCCTCCTCTCGATTAGGGAGACGCTGGACGGTAGCCTCTCCATGAGGTACGCCTGCAGGATGGGCGTCTGCGGCGCCTGCACCATGGTCATAAACGGCGTGCCGAGGCTCGCATGCGCCGTAAAGATCTCCGACTTGAAAACAGACGAGATCTTCGTGGAGCCTCTACGGGGGAAGAAGGTAATTAAGGATTTAGTTACTGAATAA